Proteins co-encoded in one Actinomadura luteofluorescens genomic window:
- a CDS encoding DUF2277 domain-containing protein, with protein sequence MCRSIKTLRPPYSDDVTDEDVRAAALQYVRKISGFRAPASHNAEAFDRAVEEIARSTAALLETLEVRGRR encoded by the coding sequence ATGTGCAGAAGTATCAAGACGCTTCGTCCGCCTTACTCCGATGACGTCACCGATGAGGACGTGCGGGCGGCGGCGCTCCAGTATGTGCGGAAGATCTCCGGGTTCCGGGCGCCCGCCTCGCACAACGCGGAGGCGTTCGACCGGGCCGTCGAGGAGATCGCGCGGAGCACCGCCGCCCTACTCGAGACGCTGGAGGTGCGGGGGCGCCGTTAG
- a CDS encoding M4 family metallopeptidase, producing the protein MRHQTAIGAAALSVGLAVAMSSPASGATPRTAPAAPARPDPRTVAAASADRLVAAKPAAFKKAPKDRIVRRGVTSGLRGLQYVAYERTYDGLPVYGGDFVVTTNASGGVLSTSVDQTRTLDVSTKASVGAAQAAETSRTRVSKVETASTPRLTVLAEGTGRLVYETVVSGTQKKAPTKLHVFVDARSGKVVKTYDEVRDAADDRSYYHGTVDLSTAATSMTDPQRSGIRCGGQNGSAYTGTDSAWGSGSGTDLETACVDALYAVQKEWDMLGSWLGRNGINGSGGGFPLRVGLNDVNAYWNGSYTNFGHNQAGTKQATSVDVVGHENGHAVFTTTPGGDSGGSGNEKGGMNESAGDIFGALTEHYMNEPSTLDPPDYLVGEEVDLVGQGPIRNMYNPSALGDPNCYSSSIPSTEVHAAAGPQNHWFYLLAEGSNPSNGNPTSPTCNSSTVTGIGIQKAGQIFMGGLNRKVTSWSHARARVETINAALQLFPGSATECNAVKAAWSAINVPAQSGEASCGTQQNDFSVTLSPGSGSAQAGGTATATVATQTTGGTAQQVSLSATSSPSGPTASFSPATITSGQSSTMTVTVPAGTADGTYKLTVLADGASVDRTATYTLTVGQGQPGTVYSDDLESGTGWTTNPNGTDTATAGRWERGTPQPTSYSGTSLQLAAAGGSGALVTGAAAGTDAGTYDLDGGVSSVQSPAISLPSGTLSLKFSWNFAYLNNSSTDDYLRVRVVGANGSSTVLNQSGAAANKAGAWQTATYDLSAYAGQSVRILVEAADNGTASLVEAGIDNVSVTKA; encoded by the coding sequence GTGAGACACCAGACCGCGATCGGGGCGGCGGCCTTGTCCGTCGGCCTCGCCGTGGCGATGTCCTCGCCCGCCTCAGGTGCGACACCCCGCACCGCCCCCGCGGCACCGGCCAGGCCGGACCCCCGCACCGTCGCCGCCGCCTCGGCCGACCGCCTGGTCGCGGCGAAGCCCGCCGCGTTCAAGAAGGCCCCCAAGGACAGGATCGTCCGGCGCGGGGTCACCTCGGGCCTGCGCGGCCTCCAGTACGTGGCCTACGAGCGCACCTACGACGGCCTGCCCGTCTACGGCGGTGACTTCGTCGTCACCACCAACGCGAGCGGCGGCGTGCTGAGCACCTCCGTCGACCAGACCCGCACGCTCGACGTGTCGACCAAGGCGTCGGTCGGCGCGGCGCAGGCCGCCGAGACCTCGCGCACCCGCGTGTCCAAGGTCGAGACCGCCTCCACGCCCCGCCTGACGGTGCTCGCCGAAGGCACGGGACGCCTCGTCTACGAGACCGTCGTCAGCGGCACCCAGAAGAAGGCCCCGACGAAGCTGCACGTGTTCGTCGACGCCAGGTCCGGCAAGGTCGTCAAGACCTACGACGAGGTCCGGGACGCGGCCGACGACCGCAGCTACTACCACGGCACCGTCGACCTCAGCACCGCCGCCACGTCCATGACCGACCCGCAGCGCTCCGGCATCCGGTGCGGCGGCCAGAACGGCTCCGCCTACACCGGCACCGACAGCGCCTGGGGCAGCGGCAGCGGCACGGACCTGGAGACCGCCTGCGTCGACGCCCTCTACGCGGTCCAGAAGGAATGGGACATGCTGGGCTCCTGGCTCGGCCGCAACGGCATCAACGGCAGCGGCGGCGGCTTCCCGCTCCGCGTCGGCCTGAACGACGTCAACGCCTACTGGAACGGCAGCTACACCAACTTCGGCCACAACCAGGCCGGCACCAAGCAGGCCACCTCGGTCGACGTCGTCGGCCACGAGAACGGCCACGCCGTCTTCACCACCACGCCCGGCGGCGACAGCGGCGGCAGCGGCAACGAGAAGGGGGGCATGAACGAGTCGGCCGGCGACATCTTCGGCGCGCTGACCGAGCACTACATGAACGAGCCCTCCACCCTCGACCCGCCGGACTACCTGGTCGGCGAGGAGGTCGACCTCGTCGGCCAGGGCCCGATCCGCAACATGTACAACCCGTCGGCGCTCGGCGACCCGAACTGCTACTCGTCCTCGATCCCGAGCACCGAGGTGCACGCGGCGGCCGGCCCGCAGAACCACTGGTTCTACCTGCTCGCGGAGGGCTCGAACCCGAGCAACGGCAACCCGACCAGCCCGACCTGCAACAGCTCCACCGTCACCGGCATCGGCATCCAGAAGGCCGGCCAGATCTTCATGGGCGGCCTGAACCGCAAGGTGACGAGCTGGAGCCACGCCCGCGCCCGCGTCGAGACGATCAACGCGGCGCTGCAACTGTTCCCCGGCTCGGCCACCGAGTGCAACGCGGTGAAGGCCGCGTGGAGCGCGATCAACGTCCCCGCGCAGAGCGGCGAGGCGTCCTGCGGCACCCAGCAGAACGACTTCTCGGTCACGCTGAGCCCCGGCTCGGGCAGCGCCCAGGCGGGCGGGACGGCGACCGCCACGGTCGCCACCCAGACCACCGGCGGCACCGCCCAGCAGGTCTCGCTGTCGGCGACGAGCAGCCCGTCCGGCCCGACCGCGTCGTTCTCCCCGGCCACGATCACCTCGGGCCAGTCGTCCACGATGACCGTCACCGTCCCGGCCGGGACCGCTGACGGCACCTACAAGCTGACCGTTCTCGCCGACGGCGCGTCCGTCGACCGCACGGCCACCTACACGCTGACCGTCGGGCAGGGCCAGCCCGGCACCGTCTACTCCGACGACCTCGAGTCCGGGACGGGCTGGACGACCAACCCGAACGGCACCGACACCGCCACCGCGGGCCGCTGGGAGCGCGGCACCCCGCAGCCGACGAGCTACTCCGGCACCAGCCTCCAGCTCGCCGCCGCGGGCGGCAGCGGCGCCCTCGTGACGGGCGCGGCCGCCGGAACCGACGCCGGGACCTACGACCTCGACGGCGGCGTCAGCAGCGTCCAGTCCCCGGCGATCAGCCTGCCGAGCGGCACCCTGTCGCTGAAGTTCTCCTGGAACTTCGCCTACCTCAACAACAGCTCGACCGACGACTACCTGCGCGTCCGCGTCGTCGGCGCGAACGGGTCGAGCACCGTGCTGAACCAGAGCGGCGCCGCGGCCAACAAGGCCGGGGCGTGGCAGACGGCGACGTACGACCTGTCGGCCTACGCCGGCCAGTCGGTCCGCATCCTCGTCGAGGCGGCCGACAACGGCACCGCCAGCCTCGTCGAGGCCGGCATCGACAACGTCTCCGTCACCAAGGCCTGA
- a CDS encoding M28 family peptidase — MRSRMIAALGAAALAASALLAPSGAAAAPATLAAPDIPLANVKAHLSQLQSIATANGGNRAHGRTGFRASIDYVKGKLDAAGYQTSVQSFTYNGSTGYNLIADWPGGDTNNVLMTGAHLDSVTAGPGINDNGSGSAANLEVALAVARERYAPKRHLRFGWWGAEELGLVGSTNYVNNLPSTERSKIKGYLNFDMVGSPNPGYFAYDGDGSSGSGGPAGSAEIEQTLRAHFQSINVPVQDTAFDGRSDYGPFIRYGIAAGGLFTGAEGRKTTQQAQLWGGQAGVAFDRCYHSSCDTTSNIDDTALDRNADAIAHAVWTLGGDGGTTEPPGDTVFSDDLESGTGWTANPNGTDTATAGAFERGTPQPTSYSGTSLQLAAAGGSGALVTGAAAGTDAGTNDLDGGTTTVQSPAIALPAGSKTLSFSWYLAHLNNSSTDDYLRVRVVGPNGSTTVLNQAGAASNRAGSWQTQTADVSAYAGQTVRIIAEAADNGTGSLVEAGLDNLKITK, encoded by the coding sequence ATGAGATCGCGCATGATCGCGGCCTTGGGCGCGGCGGCCCTCGCGGCGTCGGCCCTGCTCGCCCCCTCGGGCGCGGCGGCAGCGCCCGCCACGCTGGCCGCCCCCGACATCCCGCTCGCGAACGTCAAGGCGCACCTGTCCCAGCTGCAGAGCATCGCCACCGCCAACGGCGGCAACCGCGCCCACGGCCGCACCGGCTTCCGCGCCTCGATCGACTACGTGAAGGGCAAGCTGGACGCCGCCGGCTACCAGACGAGCGTCCAGTCGTTCACCTACAACGGCTCCACCGGCTACAACCTCATCGCCGACTGGCCCGGCGGCGACACGAACAACGTCCTCATGACCGGCGCGCACCTCGACAGCGTCACGGCCGGGCCCGGCATCAACGACAACGGCTCCGGCTCCGCCGCGAACCTGGAGGTCGCCCTCGCCGTCGCCCGCGAGAGGTACGCGCCCAAGCGGCACCTGCGGTTCGGCTGGTGGGGCGCCGAGGAGCTCGGCCTCGTCGGCTCGACCAACTACGTCAACAACCTCCCCTCCACCGAGCGGTCGAAGATCAAGGGCTATCTGAACTTCGACATGGTCGGCTCCCCCAACCCCGGCTACTTCGCCTACGACGGCGACGGCTCCAGCGGCAGCGGCGGCCCCGCCGGATCCGCCGAGATCGAGCAGACGCTGCGCGCCCACTTCCAGTCGATCAACGTGCCCGTCCAGGACACCGCGTTCGACGGCCGCTCCGACTACGGGCCGTTCATCCGGTACGGGATCGCCGCCGGCGGCCTGTTCACCGGCGCCGAGGGACGCAAGACGACCCAGCAGGCGCAGCTGTGGGGCGGCCAGGCCGGCGTCGCGTTCGACCGCTGCTACCACTCGTCGTGCGACACCACGTCCAACATCGACGACACGGCGCTCGACCGCAACGCCGACGCCATCGCCCACGCCGTCTGGACGCTCGGCGGCGACGGCGGCACCACGGAGCCCCCCGGCGACACCGTCTTCTCCGACGACCTCGAATCGGGCACCGGCTGGACCGCGAACCCGAACGGCACCGACACCGCCACCGCGGGCGCCTTCGAGCGCGGCACCCCGCAGCCGACCAGCTACTCCGGCACCAGCCTCCAGCTCGCCGCCGCGGGCGGCAGCGGCGCCCTCGTGACGGGCGCGGCCGCCGGAACCGACGCCGGGACCAACGACCTCGACGGCGGCACCACCACCGTCCAGTCGCCCGCGATCGCGCTGCCGGCCGGCTCGAAGACGCTGTCGTTCTCCTGGTACCTCGCCCACCTCAACAACAGCTCCACCGACGACTACCTGCGGGTGCGGGTCGTCGGGCCGAACGGCTCCACGACCGTCCTCAACCAGGCGGGCGCGGCGTCCAACCGGGCCGGCTCCTGGCAGACGCAGACCGCGGACGTCTCCGCCTACGCCGGCCAGACCGTCCGCATCATCGCCGAAGCCGCCGACAACGGCACCGGCAGCCTCGTCGAGGCCGGCCTCGACAACCTCAAGATCACCAAGTAG